CGCGGAAACCTCGAGCGGAATCACCTTACGGATCCCGTGCTCTGCTGCCAGGAGCCGGGCGCGCTCGACTGCAGCCGCACTCCCGGAAATCACGACCTGACCAGGTCCGTTGAAATTCGCGAGGGCCAGGACCCCGTGGGCTCCTTCAGCCTGGACCGCAGCGACCAGCGCTTCCACCGCCGGAGCCTCCGCAAGACAGGCCGCCATCGCCCCTTCCCCGACTGGGACCGCTTCCTGCATGTAGGCTCCCCGATCCCGCACCAGGGGGACCGCCTCTTCCAGTGTCAGGGCGCCAGCGGCGGTCAGGGCAGAAAACTCCCCCAGGGAGTGACCAGCAGCGGCGGTGATGGTGAGGTCCGGCAGCGCTTCCCGGAGGGCGGCCCAGGCCATCGTGCTGACTGTCAGGAGTGCAGGCTGAGCATTGGTGGTCCGGGTGAGGAGGTCCTGCGGTCCGGTAGCCAGGAGGGTCGCGAGACCCCCGCCAAAGGCGGCATCGGCGCGGGCCAGGATGTCGGCGGCGGCGGCGGAGGCGGCAGCGAGGTCCTGGCCCATGCCGACCACCTGGGATCCCTGTCCGGGGAAGAGAAGGGCGATTCGCATAGGCGGCATTATTCCATTGACCGCCTGATTTGCATCCCGCTCACACTCCGAGATTTTTGCCACAACGGGGCGACTTTCTGCCTCGATACACGATATTAGAAAAGCGCCATGTGCCAGCATGACGGGAGGTCCTAGGTGCCCCGTACGACCGAGCGTGAATTGCGGACGATGGAGGCCTGGTCCTACCGGGTGCATCAGGCGCATGCCCTGGTCCGGGAACGGCTATCGTCGGTCGATCACGGGCGACATGTGGATGAACTGCGCCGCCTGCTGGTCCGACGGTACCTGGTGATTCCCTTTCTGGAGCTTGAGAACGCATTTATTCTGGCGACTGACTCCACGCCGGCTGACCTGGCCTCGGCGGTCTCCTCCACCCTGGATGAGCGACCGACCGAGTTTCTGCCCCCGGCCTTTCGCCGGATCCACGAAGGGGGCTGGCTCGCGGGTCCCGGCTCTGCCGCGACCCTCTCGGAGCATCTCTTCGCCCTCCCCCCTGAAGAACGGGCAGCAATCGAGCGACTGCTCGAAGACCTCACATCCGCCCCATTGCGCCTCCCGGTGACACGCCCACTGACTCCGCCGACTGAGCCGGACCCGGAGCCCATCCTGACGTCAGCCCAGCTGGCGGAGCGGGCAGCGATGGGGCTGACTGCCCCACCAGACACCGACAGCCTCCCGCGATCCGCGTCGCTGACTGCAGCGCAACGGATTCTGGTGGTCTATATCCAGGAGCGGGGGCGTCAGCGCTTCGACATGATCCAGGCGACCCTCTTCAAGGGGCTCAAGCTCCTTCCTGCCTTTGGATGCGAACGCCTTTGGCTCTATGCGCAGGGGGGCTTCGATGTGGATTACGAACGGGACCTGAGCACGACCCGGGAGTTTGAGCAGGAGGGGGAGCGGTTCTACACACGGGTCGCTTTCCTCTCGCCCTTCGATGTCGCGATGCACCTGCTGGAGACCGCGGGCCGCCCCGAAAACAGCTGACCTGCGTGTTCGTCGGCCCACGTATGATGCCCCGTCATGGGATCCCTCACCGCACTGCGTGACCTCATCCAGCAGCAGGCTTTGCTGGCCGGTCAGTTCACCCTGAAATCAGGTGCCATCAGTCCGTACTACTTTGATTTGCGGCGCGTAACCCTCGCTGCAACTGGCGCACGGCTCATCGGGCAGGCGTTGTGGGAGCACTGTCGCCAGACCTCCGCTGATGCCGTCGCGGGGCCCGCCACCGCTGCCATCCCCCTCATCACCGCCACGCTGGTCGCAGCGGCTGAAGCTCATGCGGGAGACTTCCGGGGGGGTTATGTCCGGTCGGAAGCCAAGGGACATGGCACAGGGCAACGCCTCGAAGGACCGATTCAGCCCGGCGACCGCGTCCTCCTGGTGGAAGACACGGTCACCAGCGGCGGCTCGCTACTCGACACCGCCGCTGTCCTGCAGGAGGCCGGCTGCACCATCGTCGGCGCGGTCTGGCTGGTCGACCGGGGAGCCGGGGGCCTCGACGCGGTCCGGCAGGCGGGCATCGCGGCGACCTCCCTCTTCACACTCGAGGACTTCGACCTGCCAACCGCGTAAAATCCCCAGCGTGCCCCCCACGGAGTCCACCGAACAGGCGCTGGGACGCTGGCAGCGGCTGGAATCGCTGCTGGGAGCGGCGGAGTCGGATATCCGCGTGCTGGGGGCTGATGAATTGCGGGAACTGGCACGACTCTATCGTCTCTCCAGCCTCGACCTCGCCCGGCATCAGCAACGCCGGACCCCCGGTCCGGTGATCCCGTATCTCAATGGCCTGGTCCTGCGCGGACAACGGGTGATCTACGCGCGTCAGCGGTCAGTGATTCGCTGGCGCGGACTTTGGGACCTGCTAGCCTTCGATTTCCCCCGGACTCTCATGGCAGAACGCCGACTGTTCGCCATCACCTCACTATGGTTCGCGCTCTGTGCCGTCGGGGGCTATGCGGCTATGGCGCATGACCCGGCCTGGATGCGGAGTCTCTTCCCGGAACTCTTCACGCTCTTTGAGATGGAGGGCTACGGCAGTCAGATCGACCCCTCCGCCCTGGCATCGGGCAACATCTCCCCCGGGACAAACGCGAAGGCGAGCGCGTATATCGCAGCGAACAACATCCGGGTCAGCATCCTGGCCTATGGTCTCGGGGCGGCGCTGGGGGTCGGAACGCTGTACCTGCTGGCGATGAACGGGGCCTTGCTGGGAGCAGTCTCCTGGTTTTACCTGGGTCGCGACGCCCGCTTTCAGGAATATTTCTACGCGGGGATCCTGCCGCATGGGGTCTGGGAGCTGACCGCCATCGCCATTAGCGCTACGGCCGGACTGATGCTCGCGCGGGCCGTGCTGTTTCCCGGTGAAGAGCGACGGGCTGCGGCCTTGCGGCAGGCCGCCCGCCGGACGCTTCCGCTGGTGGGTGGCGTCATCTTCATGCTCCTGGTGGCCGGGGTGATCGAAGGCTATGTGACGCCCGCCGCGATTTCATCGGAGGCGAAGGTCCTGACCGGCGTGGGGAGCGGGGTCCTCTTCGTGCTGTATATCCTGATCGCGGGGCGTCCCATGCCACAGCCGACAGGGAGCGCATCGTAAGATGCTGCGCACTATGCCGCCCCTCGCCGATCTGCTGCACTACGCCCTGCGCGGGTCATTGGCCCTGCTGTCAGGGACGCTCCTGGCGGCGGCACTGAACACCGAGATGCCCCTCTGGCCGCTGATGCTCTGCGGGCTGCTCCCTCTGCTCTACGCCATCCGGCATGTCCGTCCGCTGGAAGCAACCTGCTACGGCCTGATCACTTTTTGGTGGTACCTGACAGTCAGTGTCTGGTGGCTCTCACAGTTCGGCCCAGACAAGGCGATTTCCCTCTGTTTCATGGAGGGGATGGCGTATGCCATCGCCATCGGGCTCTTTAGCTGGCTGCGACATCGCTTCCGTGGTGATGTCTATGGTCTGCTCCTCCCGGCCTGCCTGGTGCTGGTGGACTTCAAACGGAATCTGGGACTCTGGGCTTTCCCCTGGCCGATGCTGGGACATGCCCTGGTCTATCAGCCCGTCCTGCTGCAGTCGGCAGCGGTGATCGGCGTCATGGGGCTGTCGTTTGTCTGCATGTGGTGCAATGCGGTCCTGGCGCGACTCCTGTTCGAGGAAGTCCGGCCCCCCGCGGCGCGCTGGCGCGAGGTCCGCCCCTTTATGCTGGTCTTGCTCTGGATGGGGGCCTATGGTCAGTACAGTCTCCTCGCCGCACCGTACATCGAAAGGCGTCAGGAAGCCTTCCCGGCGACTGTCGTGCAGCGTGTGGAGGGGACCCTCTCCCGATGGCACGACACCTTCATCATGCGGGCTTTAGATGAATACGATGCCCTCACGCGAGAGCAATTGCAGCTTATGGGGATCCTGCCGCTGCCACCGGGCACGGTGGGACCGCCGGTCCCTCGGCCTGAGCTTCCCCCGGGACTCATCGTCTGGCCGGAGAACGCAGTCCCGAAATCGGCGCAGGGGGGACAGGCGGTTATCGACTCCCGCATTCAGCGCCTCGTGAATGAGAGCGGCTCCGTCTTGGTGATGGGGACCTTTGCCCGGGTCCCGGTCGGCTCCCCGGAGCCGGGGAGTCCGGAAGCGTTGCCGCTAACCACAGAGCGCGTCAAGGAATACGGCGCGCTGGAACTCGCGGGCGAGGAAATGGACGCTTACAACAGCATCGAGATCCGGGTACCGGGAGCATCGGAAGCGCTGGGCATTACGAGCAAGTACCACCTGGTCCCCTTTGGGGAGAGCGTCCCGATGAAACGGTACCTGTCGATTGTCGATAACCCCTGGGGGCGCGGGAAGAATGTTACGGCCTCCCGACGACTGGCTCCCTTCGAGACCCCCATCGGAGAAGTCGGCGTCGTGGTCTGCTACGAGTCGCTCTTTGCGCCGCTGGTCCGCTCGCTGGTTCGCCAGGGGGCAGAGGTATTGGTGCTGGCCAGTAACACGAGCTGGTTCGGGAAGCATGTCGATGCCACCTATCAGCACGCCTACTACGACCGGGCTCGGGCCGTGGAAAACCGGATCCCGTTCGTACGGGCCGCCACAACCGGTGTCAGCAGCATCATCGACCCCTGGGGTCGCGAACTCGCCATCACCGAGCCTTTCGAGGGGCGTCGGCTCGATGGCGAAGTCGCCAGGACCGAAGGAGCCGCCCGGACCGCGTTCATCCGCAAGCGCTTCGGCACCAGCGTCTACACCGTCCTGGGTGACTGGGTCGCGACCCTGAGCCTCTTCGGCATCCTGGGGGCGTTACTGGAAGTCTGGTTCCCCGGCTGGTACCTGGCCCTGACCCGTCGCTATGGCCCCCGCCTGACCGGCCAGTCCCTGCCATCACCTGAACCGGCCTTCCGGTAGCTGGGTCCTGAACTGGCAGACCGGTACAATCTCTCATGATGGTCGAGGGACTCCCATCGCCAGGACCTGCCCACCCCGACGAGCCTGTCGTGCCTGCGGAGCCTGACATGATCCGGACGGTGCTCACCGCCGCCGGCATCCCCACGATTCCCGCGCATCCGGATCAACTGGCCGTCCCGGAAGCCACGGCTGCCGTGGAGCCTGCGCCCTCCCCGGCCGCACCTCATGCCGTCCCAGAGCCGGCACCAGCGCTCATCGCCCCGCCACCAGCTCCCGCAACCGCTCCAATGACAGCGATGCCTGAGGACGTGCCTCTGGCGCTGCGCCTGCCAGCGATCCAGGCGGCCCTTCTTTACTTCGCCACCTACGCACCCTGGACCATTGCGTTCGCTGCACTGCTCCCCTTTACGGTGCGTCCGGTGGAAATCGGCGACTGGTGGGGTCCCTATCTGCTGGCGTGGCTGGCCTGCTTCCTGGGGACCAGTGTCGCGATGTATAGCCAGGCCCTGATCGGCTTCGGGCAGCCAGGGCGACGTCCGGTGGCCATGATCGGCGCGTTTTTCTTCGCCGCGATGCTCTTCGCTGCCACGTCCTGGTGGATGCGGGAAGCGGACCTCTACAACGCCCCGGCGTGGATCCTGGTGAATACGCTGGCGCTGCTCGCGGCTGCCTCCGCTGCTGGCTATGCCATTGCCCGGGAGATTCAGCAGTCCGGGCATCTCATTGCGGTCGCGCTGGTGGGCGTGACTGTCGACATGTGGTCAGTGTTCCAAGGGCCGAGCAAGCAGATCGCGTCATCGGTCATTGATGCCGTCGAGCGGGGGGTATACACCGGGGAAGTCGCCCCTCCCTGGATCTCGTTCCTGCTCATGCGCTTTCCGGTGCCGGGAGTCCCGGAGATTCAGGCGATGATGGGAGTCGGGGATGTCGTGTTCCTCGCCTTTTTCTTCGGTTGCGTGGTGCGATTCGGGCTGCCACCGATGCTCAACTTTGTCGGGTTGACCCTGGGAGTCGTGGGGTCGATGCTGCTGGTGAACATCCTCCACGCACTGTTTGCGATCCCGGCGATCCCGGCGCTGCCGATCATTGCGCCTCTCTTTATCCTGCTGAATGCCGGTCACCTCCGGATGGACGCACGAGAATGGCGCGTTACGCTGGTGTTTGTGGGGCTGCTACTGATGGCGATTCTGGCCATGACCGCCATGCGGCTCCTCCCGGCGGCCGCCTGATGCCCCCAGCCTGATCCTTCTTCCTCTCCTGACAGGCACGATTTCGGGGCTCCGGGACGATAGTAGTCAGTGGTACCGGTCACACCCTGCGGAGGCACACAGCGACCATGAAGACCCTTGCCCTGCGCTGGCTCATCGGCGGCCTCCTGTTGCTGGGCCTCGCCTGGGGCTGTGGCAGCGGTCCGAAGAAGGCCGACTCCACCAGTGCGCAGAAGGGGGTAGCCACCGTAGATGAGGAGGCGTATGTCCTCCCGCCCCTCTCAGAATTCGAGACGTTTCCCCAGAACATTGCCGATGACATCCGCGCCAAATGTGCGATGCAGGGGTTTGTGCTGGATGAGCTGAAGCGGACCAAGGGCGCGCGACGCCAGAGCATCCTCGCCCGCTTCGGCGGGTCCACCGCCGGGATGCCACCGCAGGCCGAGGTCCTGGCGATGCTGCGACTCCTCGGCACCAATTTTGCCAATGTCGCCCGGATTGTCCTGGAGTTCCCCGGCGCTGGAGCCCCGGCCTATGTGGTTGCCAATGGGCATAAAGTGGAAGAGTACCTGGGGCCCCGCAGTGGCGAAACAAACGTTGATGAGTTTTGGCAGACCCTGGAGTTCGAAGTGACCCCGGAAGATGCCCCTATGCCCGCCGAGAGCACCAGCCAGGTCCCATCCGCGCCGCCGGTCTCCTGAACTGGTACGCCGCTAGCCCGACTCCGCCACGCGCTGGGCGATGCGCGCTTCCAGGACCCGATCCGGGGTCCAGTCCTTCAGGCGCAGGCGTCCGATGTCGTAGCCTACCGTGGCCGCTTCCGGAATGAGACCGATGAGTTCTGAGTGCCTGACTTTCACACCGGCCATGGTCGCCAGCCGTTCCACCCATTCGAACACCTTCTCCAGCGTAGTCTGTCGATAGTCCACCAGGTTGATACTGACCTGTACGCAGTCCTGGGCGGTGAGCCGGAATCCCAGCGCCCGGACTCCCGGTAAACCACCCGGAGCCGTTGCGCGGATAC
The bacterium genome window above contains:
- the pyrE gene encoding Orotate phosphoribosyltransferase → MGSLTALRDLIQQQALLAGQFTLKSGAISPYYFDLRRVTLAATGARLIGQALWEHCRQTSADAVAGPATAAIPLITATLVAAAEAHAGDFRGGYVRSEAKGHGTGQRLEGPIQPGDRVLLVEDTVTSGGSLLDTAAVLQEAGCTIVGAVWLVDRGAGGLDAVRQAGIAATSLFTLEDFDLPTA
- the fabD gene encoding Malonyl CoA-acyl carrier protein transacylase, whose protein sequence is MLAHGAFLISCIEAESRPVVAKISECERDANQAVNGIMPPMRIALLFPGQGSQVVGMGQDLAAASAAAADILARADAAFGGGLATLLATGPQDLLTRTTNAQPALLTVSTMAWAALREALPDLTITAAAGHSLGEFSALTAAGALTLEEAVPLVRDRGAYMQEAVPVGEGAMAACLAEAPAVEALVAAVQAEGAHGVLALANFNGPGQVVISGSAAAVERARLLAAEHGIRKVIPLEVSAPFHSPLMQPAQDRFADRFAKITIHPLAFPIVTNLEATPNQDAARVHDLGIRQITAPVRWTACCDQLLALGCDTFIELGAGSVLSNMLKRGWKDHPVTCHTTVDAAALTATIAALRETAHV
- the lnt gene encoding Apolipoprotein N-acyltransferase yields the protein MLRTMPPLADLLHYALRGSLALLSGTLLAAALNTEMPLWPLMLCGLLPLLYAIRHVRPLEATCYGLITFWWYLTVSVWWLSQFGPDKAISLCFMEGMAYAIAIGLFSWLRHRFRGDVYGLLLPACLVLVDFKRNLGLWAFPWPMLGHALVYQPVLLQSAAVIGVMGLSFVCMWCNAVLARLLFEEVRPPAARWREVRPFMLVLLWMGAYGQYSLLAAPYIERRQEAFPATVVQRVEGTLSRWHDTFIMRALDEYDALTREQLQLMGILPLPPGTVGPPVPRPELPPGLIVWPENAVPKSAQGGQAVIDSRIQRLVNESGSVLVMGTFARVPVGSPEPGSPEALPLTTERVKEYGALELAGEEMDAYNSIEIRVPGASEALGITSKYHLVPFGESVPMKRYLSIVDNPWGRGKNVTASRRLAPFETPIGEVGVVVCYESLFAPLVRSLVRQGAEVLVLASNTSWFGKHVDATYQHAYYDRARAVENRIPFVRAATTGVSSIIDPWGRELAITEPFEGRRLDGEVARTEGAARTAFIRKRFGTSVYTVLGDWVATLSLFGILGALLEVWFPGWYLALTRRYGPRLTGQSLPSPEPAFR